One window from the genome of Alkalihalobacillus sp. LMS6 encodes:
- a CDS encoding helix-turn-helix domain-containing protein, whose protein sequence is METMEWGRNIRAYRKLKGFTQQDFAKEIHVSVSLLGEIERGIRHPDEELINRICACLQVSKQDMMQL, encoded by the coding sequence GTGGAAACAATGGAATGGGGAAGGAATATACGAGCCTATCGAAAGTTAAAGGGCTTTACACAACAAGACTTCGCAAAAGAGATTCATGTATCTGTATCGCTATTAGGTGAAATCGAACGTGGGATTCGTCATCCTGATGAAGAACTAATAAATCGAATTTGTGCGTGTTTACAAGTCTCCAAGCAGGATATGATGCAGTTGTAA
- the folK gene encoding 2-amino-4-hydroxy-6-hydroxymethyldihydropteridine diphosphokinase: protein MRNQAFIALGSNLGNREENLLASVERLNRSEGINVIRSSSIYETDPVGYENQGQFLNMVIEISTVHHPLDLLDITQQIELDLGRERDIINGPRTVDLDILLFEQEELDVNELQIPHPRMWDRAFVLIPLAEIAPKIISGKSGLPLKTIINESFIDKEGVKWWKQWNGEGIYEPIES, encoded by the coding sequence ATGAGGAATCAAGCCTTTATTGCACTGGGATCAAATTTAGGGAACCGTGAAGAAAATTTACTAGCATCTGTCGAACGACTAAACCGTTCTGAAGGAATAAACGTCATTCGATCTTCCTCTATTTATGAAACGGACCCAGTAGGTTATGAAAATCAAGGTCAGTTTCTTAATATGGTTATAGAAATTTCAACGGTGCATCACCCGTTAGACTTATTAGACATCACGCAACAAATAGAGCTAGATCTTGGACGTGAACGAGATATTATCAATGGGCCAAGAACGGTAGACCTCGACATTTTATTGTTTGAGCAGGAGGAACTGGATGTGAATGAGTTACAAATCCCTCATCCAAGAATGTGGGATCGGGCATTCGTGTTAATTCCTCTTGCTGAAATTGCACCTAAGATAATCAGCGGAAAAAGTGGGCTACCCCTAAAAACAATCATAAACGAGTCGTTTATTGATAAAGAGGGTGTGAAATGGTGGAAACAATGGAATGGGGAAGGAATATACGAGCCTATCGAAAGTTAA
- the cysK gene encoding cysteine synthase A — MTVVNNITELIGNTPLVKLNRLTSEEHADVYLKLEYQNPGSSVKDRIALAMINAAEESGDLTPGTVIVEPTSGNTGIGLAMVAAAKGYKTKLVMPETMSLERRNLLRAYGADLVLTPGPEGMGGAIRKATELAEEDGHFMPQQFENGANPKIHRETTGKELLQQVDGQLDGFVAGIGTGGTITGAGALLKEHFPNLKIVAIEPQDSAVLSGGKPGPHKIQGIGPGFVPGILDTEVYDEIVKVSTDQAFEHARRAAKEEGILGGISSGAAIYGALQLAKELGPGKKVVAVIPSNGERYLSTPLYQFEEEEAKA; from the coding sequence ATGACGGTCGTAAACAATATTACTGAACTAATTGGAAACACACCTTTGGTTAAATTAAATCGTTTAACATCAGAAGAACATGCAGATGTATATTTAAAATTAGAATATCAAAATCCAGGAAGTAGTGTAAAAGATCGAATTGCCCTGGCAATGATTAATGCTGCGGAGGAATCTGGAGATTTAACGCCAGGAACGGTTATTGTAGAGCCAACAAGCGGAAATACCGGTATTGGTTTAGCGATGGTTGCTGCTGCTAAAGGATACAAAACAAAACTTGTTATGCCTGAGACAATGAGTTTAGAAAGAAGAAACCTGTTACGAGCCTATGGAGCTGATCTTGTTTTAACACCTGGACCAGAAGGAATGGGTGGGGCAATTCGAAAAGCAACAGAACTAGCTGAAGAAGATGGTCATTTTATGCCACAGCAATTTGAAAACGGTGCAAATCCGAAAATTCATCGTGAAACAACAGGAAAAGAGTTGCTTCAACAAGTTGATGGTCAACTTGATGGCTTCGTAGCAGGAATTGGTACAGGTGGGACCATTACTGGAGCAGGTGCATTATTAAAAGAACATTTTCCTAACTTGAAAATCGTTGCGATTGAGCCACAAGACTCAGCCGTTTTGTCAGGTGGAAAGCCGGGACCGCATAAAATTCAAGGAATTGGACCTGGGTTTGTTCCAGGAATTCTTGATACGGAAGTGTATGATGAAATAGTAAAAGTGTCAACAGACCAAGCATTTGAGCACGCAAGGAGAGCCGCTAAAGAAGAAGGCATTCTTGGAGGGATTTCTTCAGGTGCAGCTATTTATGGAGCGCTACAACTTGCAAAAGAGTTAGGACCTGGGAAGAAAGTAGTAGCGGTGATTCCGTCAAATGGAGAGCGTTATTTAAGTACTCCTCTTTATCAGTTTGAAGAGGAAGAGGCCAAAGCATAA
- the folB gene encoding dihydroneopterin aldolase: MDKIYMNQLSFYGYHGVFPEENKLGQRFLVDLVLELDLQPAADRDDLNESVDYGEIYKSVKKIVEGDPVKLVETIAKGICDELLQSFSKIEACTVKVIKPDPPIPGHYDSVAVELRRSR, from the coding sequence ATGGATAAAATCTATATGAACCAACTTTCTTTTTACGGCTACCATGGGGTGTTCCCTGAGGAGAATAAACTAGGGCAACGGTTCTTAGTAGACTTAGTGTTAGAATTAGATTTGCAGCCTGCTGCCGATCGTGATGATCTTAATGAATCTGTAGATTATGGAGAGATTTATAAGAGCGTCAAGAAAATCGTTGAAGGGGATCCGGTTAAGCTTGTTGAAACCATTGCTAAAGGAATCTGTGATGAATTGCTTCAATCATTTAGTAAGATTGAAGCTTGCACAGTGAAGGTTATTAAGCCTGATCCTCCAATTCCAGGACACTACGACTCGGTTGCAGTGGAGTTGAGACGATCAAGATGA
- the lysS gene encoding lysine--tRNA ligase, with the protein MTEELELHDLLAVRKDKLNQLYDQGVDPFGGKFERTHTSQQVVEQFDAFSKEELENKDEKVVLAGRLMTKRGKGKAGFAHIQDLTGQIQIYVRQDAIGEESYDLFKSLDIGDMVGIVGGPFKTNVGEMSVKVTELTLLGKSLRPLPDKYHGLKDVEQRYRQRYLDLITSPESRNTFITRSKIIQVMRRYLDDQGFLEVETPMMHSIPGGASARPFVTHHNTLDMELYMRIAIELHLKRLIVGGLEKVYEIGRVFRNEGVSTRHNPEFTMIELYEAYADYQDIMKLTEGVIAHIAKEVLGKTTVQYGEYEVNLASGWTRVHMVDAVKEKTGVDFWKEMSDEEARSLAKEHNVPVKETMSFGHVVNEFFEHFVEESLIQPTFVYGHPLAISPLAKKNSEDPRFTDRFELFIVGREHANAFSELNDPVDQRQRFEAQLVEREQGDDEAHMMDEDFVEALEYGMPPTGGLGIGIDRLVMLLTNAPSIRDVLLFPQMRKQGE; encoded by the coding sequence TTGACTGAAGAATTAGAGCTACATGACTTATTGGCTGTCCGTAAAGACAAGCTGAACCAATTATATGATCAGGGTGTTGACCCATTTGGAGGAAAGTTTGAGCGTACACATACATCACAACAAGTAGTTGAGCAATTTGATGCGTTTTCTAAAGAGGAATTAGAAAATAAAGATGAAAAAGTTGTGCTTGCAGGTCGTCTAATGACCAAGCGTGGAAAAGGTAAAGCTGGCTTTGCTCATATACAAGATTTAACCGGGCAAATTCAAATTTATGTTCGTCAAGATGCAATTGGAGAAGAATCATATGATCTATTTAAGTCCTTAGATATTGGAGATATGGTTGGTATAGTAGGCGGTCCCTTTAAAACGAATGTAGGGGAAATGTCTGTTAAAGTAACAGAGCTCACGCTTTTAGGTAAATCATTACGTCCTTTACCTGATAAATATCACGGTTTAAAAGATGTAGAGCAACGCTATCGTCAGCGTTATTTAGATTTGATAACTAGCCCAGAGTCCCGAAATACGTTTATTACTCGAAGCAAAATTATTCAAGTTATGCGTCGTTATCTTGATGACCAAGGCTTTTTAGAAGTCGAGACACCGATGATGCATAGCATTCCTGGTGGAGCTTCTGCGCGTCCGTTTGTCACACATCATAATACATTAGATATGGAACTCTATATGAGGATTGCAATTGAACTTCATCTAAAGCGTCTCATTGTTGGTGGATTAGAGAAAGTGTATGAAATCGGACGTGTCTTTAGAAATGAAGGCGTCTCAACCCGGCATAATCCTGAATTTACAATGATCGAACTTTACGAAGCGTATGCAGATTATCAAGACATTATGAAATTAACTGAAGGAGTAATTGCGCATATAGCAAAAGAAGTCCTCGGTAAGACGACCGTGCAGTACGGGGAGTATGAAGTAAATCTCGCTTCTGGTTGGACGCGTGTTCACATGGTAGATGCGGTGAAGGAAAAAACGGGCGTGGACTTTTGGAAAGAGATGAGTGATGAAGAGGCTCGTTCACTTGCAAAAGAACATAACGTACCTGTAAAAGAGACGATGAGTTTTGGTCATGTTGTAAATGAGTTTTTTGAACACTTTGTTGAAGAGTCACTTATTCAACCGACATTTGTGTATGGACATCCTCTTGCTATCTCACCACTGGCTAAGAAAAATAGTGAAGATCCGCGATTTACGGATCGCTTTGAACTATTTATTGTTGGACGTGAACATGCAAATGCATTCTCGGAGCTAAATGATCCCGTTGATCAGCGTCAGCGATTTGAAGCGCAGTTGGTTGAGCGTGAACAAGGTGATGATGAAGCTCACATGATGGATGAAGATTTCGTAGAAGCTCTTGAGTATGGAATGCCTCCTACAGGAGGATTAGGTATCGGGATCGATCGTTTAGTCATGTTATTGACGAATGCCCCGTCTATAAGAGATGTATTGTTATTCCCGCAAATGCGTAAGCAAGGAGAGTAA
- the hslO gene encoding Hsp33 family molecular chaperone HslO: MNDYLVRATAYNGEVRAIALTATDMVSEACRRQGTWPTASAALGRAMMGGTMMASMLKGDAKLTVRIEGDGPIGQIIVDSHADGSTRGTVTNPHVSPDLNNQGKLDVARVVGSQGTMSVVKDLGMKEPFTGSVPLVSGEIGDDFTYYFANSEQTPSSVGVGVLVNPDETVLAAGGFVIQMMPGAQESTIVDIENRLSSVPAVSKLVEKGLSPEEILHTLLGEENVKLLEKKPVQFNCTCSKDRISNAIISLGQEEIQAMIREDHGAETTCNFCNEVYTFTEDELKSLLEYAK; this comes from the coding sequence ATGAATGATTATTTAGTAAGAGCGACAGCATATAACGGAGAAGTAAGAGCGATTGCGCTAACTGCTACAGATATGGTTTCGGAAGCATGTAGAAGACAAGGTACATGGCCAACCGCTTCTGCTGCTCTGGGTCGTGCAATGATGGGCGGAACGATGATGGCATCCATGCTGAAAGGTGACGCGAAGCTTACTGTTCGTATTGAAGGAGATGGCCCGATCGGTCAAATCATTGTTGACAGTCACGCTGATGGCTCAACGAGAGGGACGGTGACAAACCCTCATGTTAGTCCTGACTTAAACAATCAAGGTAAGCTTGATGTAGCCCGTGTTGTTGGTTCGCAAGGTACAATGTCTGTTGTAAAAGATTTAGGAATGAAGGAGCCGTTTACGGGAAGTGTACCGTTAGTTTCTGGTGAAATAGGCGATGACTTTACGTATTACTTTGCAAACTCTGAACAAACACCTTCTTCTGTTGGCGTTGGCGTATTAGTCAATCCGGATGAAACGGTTTTAGCAGCTGGTGGATTTGTGATTCAAATGATGCCAGGGGCTCAGGAAAGCACAATTGTTGATATTGAAAATCGTTTATCTTCTGTACCTGCTGTTTCAAAACTTGTAGAAAAAGGATTATCCCCAGAAGAAATCCTTCACACGTTATTAGGAGAAGAAAACGTGAAGTTGTTAGAAAAAAAGCCAGTTCAATTTAACTGTACGTGCTCAAAGGACCGAATCTCAAATGCGATCATTAGTTTAGGCCAAGAGGAAATCCAAGCGATGATTCGTGAAGATCACGGTGCGGAAACGACGTGTAATTTCTGTAATGAAGTGTACACATTTACTGAAGACGAGCTTAAATCGTTACTTGAATATGCAAAATAA
- the folP gene encoding dihydropteroate synthase — MGILNVTPDSFSDGGNYTTVEAAIDQVAQMLEAGADIIDIGGESTRPGYTPVSVEEEIERTSPVIEELSKRFEVPISIDTFKAKTADEALKAGAAIINDVWGAKADTQMAAIAAKHKAPIILMHNREKQQYHSFMPDVLNDLKESIKICIDADVQPNQIWLDPGVGFPKSYEQNLEVMRELHQIVELGYPVLLGTSRKSVIAKTLHLPVHDRVEGTGATVCLGIAKGVSVVRVHDVKEIKRMAVMMDAMLQRSDENG, encoded by the coding sequence ATGGGCATTTTAAATGTGACGCCAGATTCGTTTTCTGATGGGGGTAACTATACGACGGTTGAAGCTGCCATTGATCAAGTCGCGCAAATGCTAGAAGCTGGCGCCGACATTATTGATATTGGAGGAGAATCGACACGTCCAGGCTACACACCTGTTTCTGTAGAAGAAGAAATTGAGCGGACAAGCCCGGTGATTGAAGAGCTCTCAAAGCGTTTTGAGGTTCCTATATCCATTGATACATTTAAAGCGAAAACGGCAGATGAAGCACTTAAGGCAGGCGCTGCAATTATAAACGATGTCTGGGGAGCGAAAGCAGATACGCAAATGGCGGCTATAGCCGCAAAGCATAAAGCGCCCATTATATTGATGCACAATCGTGAAAAACAGCAGTATCATTCTTTCATGCCGGATGTTTTGAATGACTTAAAAGAGAGTATTAAGATATGTATAGATGCAGATGTGCAGCCTAATCAAATTTGGTTAGATCCAGGTGTAGGTTTTCCAAAATCATATGAGCAGAATTTAGAAGTGATGAGAGAGCTTCATCAAATTGTCGAGCTAGGCTACCCTGTTTTATTAGGAACTTCAAGGAAGTCTGTCATTGCAAAAACCTTGCATCTACCTGTGCACGACCGAGTTGAAGGAACAGGTGCCACAGTATGCTTAGGTATTGCAAAAGGTGTAAGTGTGGTACGCGTACATGATGTTAAGGAAATAAAACGAATGGCTGTAATGATGGATGCAATGCTGCAAAGGAGTGACGAAAATGGATAA
- a CDS encoding anthranilate synthase component I family protein — MHDRKTLTKVIELNSTDWFSIFKQLTVDESHYILLESGRTGRYSIMGVKPEAIIEGKNRTLKVQRAEEVEQYEGELLESLEKVLEPYQIHEPLAVDGPPVQGGALGYISYDYVRQIELLDTSAEDDLDFPEVYFMMFENLFIYDHEKQNVWLCANGEDQDELEARLSYYEKHFTEVKRESQPKTETHHTVPTEQSALMGTLSEEKFAAAVERIKTYISEGDVFQVNLSVRHHKKNDVEPFRIYEALRALNPSPYMSYIQTPERQIVSASPELLVKKRGDELSTRPIAGTRSRGRTEEEDDLLKEELLSDEKERAEHVMLVDLERNDLGRVSSYGTVEVDELLVVEKYSHVMHLVSNVKSKLAEGYSLYDCIRAVFPGGTITGAPKVRTMEIIEELEPVRRGLYTGAIGWIGFHQDMELNIVIRTMICQGDNAYVQAGAGVVIDSNPAFEYKESLKKARALWNAYEIAKEEVRER, encoded by the coding sequence GTGCACGATCGAAAAACGTTAACAAAGGTTATTGAATTGAACAGTACGGATTGGTTTAGCATTTTTAAACAGCTGACAGTAGATGAAAGTCACTATATCTTATTGGAGAGCGGTCGTACGGGTCGTTACAGTATAATGGGGGTAAAGCCTGAAGCCATTATTGAAGGGAAAAATCGCACATTAAAGGTTCAGCGTGCGGAAGAGGTGGAACAGTACGAGGGAGAACTCCTTGAAAGCCTGGAAAAGGTACTGGAGCCTTATCAAATTCATGAACCTTTAGCTGTAGATGGGCCGCCTGTACAAGGTGGTGCATTAGGTTATATTAGCTATGATTATGTGCGTCAAATTGAGCTACTGGATACTAGTGCTGAAGATGACTTGGATTTCCCAGAGGTTTACTTTATGATGTTTGAAAATCTTTTTATTTATGACCACGAGAAACAAAATGTCTGGTTATGTGCCAATGGAGAGGATCAAGACGAATTAGAAGCACGTCTATCTTATTACGAAAAGCACTTTACAGAGGTAAAGCGAGAAAGTCAGCCCAAGACCGAAACACATCATACAGTTCCTACCGAGCAATCAGCTTTAATGGGAACATTAAGTGAAGAGAAATTTGCCGCAGCTGTTGAGCGGATTAAAACGTATATTAGCGAAGGTGACGTCTTCCAGGTGAATTTGTCGGTTCGTCATCATAAGAAGAACGACGTAGAGCCTTTCCGTATCTACGAGGCATTAAGGGCGCTCAATCCGTCTCCATATATGAGCTACATTCAAACTCCAGAGCGACAAATTGTTAGTGCATCTCCAGAGCTTCTTGTGAAAAAAAGAGGAGATGAACTTAGCACGAGACCGATTGCGGGGACAAGATCTAGAGGACGAACTGAAGAAGAAGACGACTTGTTAAAAGAAGAACTGTTGTCTGATGAAAAAGAACGAGCTGAACACGTGATGCTTGTTGATTTAGAGCGGAATGATCTTGGACGTGTGAGCTCATACGGAACAGTAGAAGTAGATGAATTGCTCGTAGTAGAAAAATATTCTCATGTGATGCACTTAGTGTCTAATGTAAAAAGCAAACTGGCAGAAGGCTATTCCTTATATGATTGCATTCGAGCAGTTTTCCCAGGAGGAACGATAACAGGGGCTCCAAAAGTGAGGACGATGGAAATTATCGAGGAGCTGGAACCAGTACGAAGAGGGTTGTATACAGGTGCAATCGGTTGGATTGGGTTTCATCAAGATATGGAACTGAATATTGTTATTCGGACAATGATATGTCAAGGAGACAATGCGTATGTTCAGGCAGGGGCAGGTGTTGTGATTGATTCTAATCCTGCTTTTGAATATAAGGAATCTCTAAAAAAAGCACGAGCTTTATGGAATGCTTACGAAATCGCTAAGGAGGAGGTAAGGGAAAGATGA
- the pabC gene encoding aminodeoxychorismate lyase, with the protein MYISVNGRVVQDIDAVISPYDHGFLYGLGLFETFAVREDNVLLLNKHVNRLNQSAKELGVQYVLSEDKVLNTVRKLLQKNQMSEAYVRWNVSAGVREIGLYNEEFTSPQEIVYVKELPRSSISAKSLRSLQLNRNTVEGERRYKSHHYLNNLLAKKEIGNQTGTEGLFYTKEGYVAEGIVSNIFFVKEGVVCTPALETGILNGVTRQYTIDWCKKNNRTVVEGLFTKEDVFRADEVFLTNAIQGIVPVNTFDELKKYHADLALKLAEDYKRAAHMQEEVEGE; encoded by the coding sequence GTGTACATTAGTGTAAATGGACGAGTGGTACAAGATATAGATGCGGTCATTTCTCCATACGATCATGGTTTTCTATACGGATTAGGCTTGTTTGAAACCTTTGCTGTAAGAGAAGACAACGTTTTGCTTTTAAATAAACACGTCAATCGTTTAAATCAAAGTGCAAAGGAACTAGGGGTCCAGTATGTTTTGTCAGAAGACAAAGTACTGAATACAGTTCGCAAGCTATTACAAAAAAATCAAATGAGTGAAGCGTATGTTCGTTGGAATGTTTCTGCAGGTGTCAGAGAAATTGGTCTGTATAACGAAGAGTTTACATCTCCACAAGAAATCGTTTATGTAAAAGAATTACCTCGCTCTTCTATTTCCGCAAAATCACTGCGATCTCTTCAGCTTAACCGCAATACTGTGGAAGGTGAAAGGCGCTATAAGTCACATCATTATTTAAATAATCTTTTAGCAAAAAAAGAAATAGGAAATCAGACTGGCACAGAAGGTCTGTTTTATACAAAAGAAGGGTATGTGGCAGAAGGCATTGTTTCTAATATATTCTTTGTAAAGGAAGGTGTCGTTTGTACACCTGCGCTTGAAACGGGTATTTTAAATGGGGTCACGAGACAGTATACGATTGACTGGTGTAAAAAAAACAATCGAACAGTAGTAGAAGGTCTTTTCACAAAAGAAGATGTGTTTAGAGCAGATGAAGTCTTTCTTACGAATGCCATTCAGGGAATCGTTCCTGTGAACACGTTTGACGAATTAAAAAAGTATCATGCAGACCTCGCGCTTAAACTTGCAGAAGACTATAAGCGTGCTGCACACATGCAAGAGGAGGTAGAGGGTGAGTAA
- the pabA gene encoding aminodeoxychorismate/anthranilate synthase component II gives MILMIDNYDSFTYNLVQYLGEMGEELIVRRNDKISINEIETTMKPTMIMISPGPCTPNDAGISLEVIRHFSGKIPILGVCLGHQAIAQAFGGVVRKAERLMHGKTSLIMHDQNTIFTNLPQPLQVTRYHSLIVDRETLPECLEISAETNEGEIMAIRHREYPLEGVQFHPEAILTTEGKRMLKQFVETYKGEVPCTLV, from the coding sequence ATGATTTTAATGATTGATAACTATGATTCCTTTACGTATAACCTTGTACAATATTTAGGTGAAATGGGCGAAGAGCTAATCGTCCGTAGAAATGATAAAATCTCGATTAACGAAATTGAGACAACTATGAAACCGACGATGATTATGATTTCACCAGGTCCATGTACGCCAAATGACGCAGGCATTAGTTTGGAGGTTATCCGACATTTCAGTGGAAAAATACCAATTTTAGGCGTGTGTCTCGGTCATCAAGCGATTGCTCAAGCTTTTGGTGGAGTAGTACGCAAGGCAGAGCGCCTCATGCATGGAAAAACATCGCTAATCATGCACGATCAGAACACCATTTTTACAAATCTGCCGCAGCCTCTTCAAGTAACGAGATACCACTCCCTCATTGTGGACCGGGAAACTTTGCCGGAATGCTTAGAGATTAGTGCAGAAACAAATGAAGGTGAAATTATGGCGATCCGTCACCGAGAGTATCCGTTAGAAGGGGTGCAGTTTCATCCAGAAGCGATCCTCACTACTGAAGGAAAGAGGATGTTAAAACAGTTTGTCGAAACATATAAAGGTGAAGTACCGTGTACATTAGTGTAA